In Humulus lupulus chromosome 7, drHumLupu1.1, whole genome shotgun sequence, the following are encoded in one genomic region:
- the LOC133790158 gene encoding uncharacterized protein LOC133790158 has protein sequence MSRPFTLPLTGSNALECLRQAKKSSVGSSEADREVVVPPADPPVLTRSQTRKKKKAVQDDSSDPFSDTVALSFPSNVAAYSEIGPHLGEIDKLLWPEDDHRMEQVGTDGSIDTTVSHLFQGLQGVIWLKKKIKSLMTTLKEVKSQRNDLRGEVGRLKDSKSESDQLIADLKTQLESKEADVEKLRVTLGQVDVLKAEVSSLENRMLVIGLEAEIQCRGVMDSEFRDGKADSWDVPKYIADLEELETMKAEETTRAEELATSFGIMTTNDLVVDD, from the exons ATGTCCCGACCCTTTACACTTCCTCTAACCGGTTCCAATGCCTTGGAATGTTTGCGTCAAGCAAAGAAATCGTCCGTTGGGAGCTCGGAAGCTGATAGAGAGGTTGTCGTGCCTCCTGCTGATCCTCCTGTTTTGACGCGGAGTCAGACGAGAAAAAAGAAGAAGGCTGTGCAGGATGATTCTTCCGACCCATTTAGCGACACCGTTGCCCTTTCGTTCCCCTCCAATGTTGCTGCTTATAGTGAGATTGGGCCTCACTTAGGAGAGATTGATAAGCTGTTGTGGCCCGAAGATGATCACAGAATGGAGCAAGTTGGTACGGATGGGTCAATTGATACCACTGTTTCCCATTTGTTCCAG GGTTTGCAAGGGGTTATTTGGCTGAAGAAGAAAATCAAGTCCTTAATGACAACTCTGAAGGAAGTAAAGAGTCAAAGAAATGATCTTCGGGGTGAAGTTGGTCGGCTGAAAGATTCCAAGAGTGAGTCTGATCAACTTATAGCTGACTTAAAGACTCAACTAGAATCCAAGGAAGCTGATGTCGAGAAGCTGAGAGTGACTCTTGGTCAAGTTGATGTTTTGAAAGCCGAGGTTTCTTCGTTGGAGAATCGGATGTTAGTCATTGGGCTGGAGGCTGAGATCCAATGTCGTGGCGTAATGGACAGTGAGTTTCGGGATGGTAAGGCTGATAGCTGGGATGTTCCTAAATACATAGCTGATCTTGAGGAATTGGAGACGATGAAGGCTGAAGAGACAACCCGGGCCGAAGAGTTAGCCACTTCTTTCGGCATCATGACTACTAATGATCTGGTTGTGGATGACTGA